Proteins encoded together in one Anaerotignum propionicum DSM 1682 window:
- a CDS encoding xanthine dehydrogenase family protein molybdopterin-binding subunit, which produces MNTAIGKNVQRKDAWDKVTGKAKYTDDFPTTGFLAARLLTSTYAHARILNIDISAALELKGVKTVLTGEDCSELFGPLVQDHPALARDIVRYAGEPVALVVAMDKATAERAVKLIKVNYEPLPFVLTSSEAIADGAPLVHKQVNGYKKVLTDIYPEVDSNVASRYRMRKGDVTKAFERCDKIVERDFFLPPSGHLAMEVRTARAEITSNGNVIITTSSQSPYVVRQQIADAFLIPSGKIQVRVPFVGGGFGGKAPVMLEILAYLASRSVGGKAVRLTIPREHDMATAPCRMGLEAKIKIGVDKEGIIQAAELTYLLDCGAYADISPYMAKAIAVDCTGPYNIKNLSCDAVCVYTNHTYVTSFRGFSHESYTFCIERVLDMLAEKCSIDPLAFRIRNAIRPGNLTPSQVKCTANLIGNLTECLQNVKKLAEWDGGKAVPIKRNTVQAKGIACFWKTENPPTDAISGALITFNSDGSVNLHTGVVEMGSNGQTHLAQILAEKLKIDADQVHVVESVDTRTAPKHWKTVASLTEYMAGHAVMRAADDLLDQLRSNGSQALHCSVEDIEVAYGRVFSRKNPEQFIEIKDINEGYKASDGESIGEPVFGRGGFMLKGLSMLDPQTGQGRTGPEWTLGAQVVEVEADLKTYTYRITKATTVIDIGKVINPESMRAMIAGGMAMGISLSSREVYKYDKEGIPMLPNLRTYKLMHIGQEPDYRVGFVETPNEQSPYGVRSFAEHGVIGMPAALGNALSTAFGKQLVTLPLTPEIIWRTPSEEQI; this is translated from the coding sequence ATGAATACTGCAATAGGAAAAAACGTCCAGCGTAAAGACGCATGGGACAAAGTCACCGGTAAGGCGAAATACACCGATGATTTCCCCACTACAGGTTTTTTAGCAGCTCGTTTACTGACTAGTACTTATGCCCATGCCCGCATTTTAAATATTGATATCTCTGCCGCATTGGAATTAAAGGGCGTAAAAACTGTTCTTACTGGTGAAGACTGTTCAGAATTATTCGGTCCGTTGGTACAGGATCATCCAGCCCTGGCACGAGATATCGTACGATATGCAGGAGAACCAGTTGCATTAGTTGTAGCAATGGACAAGGCAACTGCTGAAAGAGCTGTAAAATTGATAAAGGTAAATTATGAGCCCCTTCCTTTTGTTCTAACCTCTTCGGAGGCAATCGCTGATGGCGCTCCCCTTGTGCATAAACAGGTCAATGGCTACAAAAAGGTATTAACCGATATTTATCCAGAGGTCGACAGCAATGTGGCAAGTCGGTACCGAATGCGAAAAGGTGATGTAACAAAAGCCTTCGAACGGTGTGACAAAATTGTTGAACGGGATTTTTTTCTGCCGCCTTCTGGTCACCTTGCTATGGAAGTGCGAACAGCACGTGCTGAAATAACTTCAAATGGTAATGTAATCATTACAACTTCATCTCAGTCGCCGTATGTGGTTCGCCAGCAGATCGCTGATGCATTCTTAATCCCGTCCGGAAAAATTCAGGTGCGTGTTCCATTTGTTGGAGGGGGATTTGGAGGGAAAGCGCCCGTTATGCTTGAGATACTGGCTTATTTAGCATCTCGTAGTGTGGGAGGAAAAGCGGTGCGGCTTACAATACCACGTGAACATGATATGGCCACAGCCCCATGTCGTATGGGATTGGAAGCAAAAATTAAGATAGGTGTGGATAAAGAGGGCATTATTCAAGCTGCTGAACTCACCTATTTGTTAGACTGTGGTGCATATGCAGATATTTCGCCATATATGGCTAAAGCAATTGCAGTGGACTGCACCGGTCCATATAACATTAAAAATCTGTCATGTGATGCGGTATGTGTATATACAAATCACACATATGTGACTTCCTTCCGTGGATTTTCTCATGAAAGTTACACCTTCTGTATAGAACGTGTTTTGGATATGCTTGCAGAAAAGTGTTCCATTGATCCCCTTGCATTTCGTATCCGAAATGCAATTCGACCAGGAAATTTAACCCCTTCGCAGGTAAAATGTACAGCAAATCTAATTGGAAATCTTACAGAATGTCTCCAAAATGTTAAAAAGCTTGCAGAATGGGATGGCGGTAAAGCTGTTCCGATTAAGCGGAATACCGTTCAGGCAAAGGGCATTGCATGCTTTTGGAAAACTGAAAATCCACCGACTGATGCAATATCAGGAGCACTGATTACCTTTAATTCAGACGGAAGTGTAAATTTGCATACAGGTGTTGTTGAAATGGGATCAAATGGACAAACTCATTTAGCACAGATATTAGCAGAAAAATTAAAAATAGATGCAGATCAGGTTCACGTGGTTGAATCAGTGGATACCAGAACAGCACCAAAACATTGGAAAACAGTTGCAAGCCTTACTGAATATATGGCTGGACATGCTGTAATGCGTGCAGCGGATGACTTGTTGGATCAATTGCGAAGTAATGGTTCACAGGCCTTACATTGCTCCGTTGAAGATATTGAAGTTGCGTATGGACGTGTGTTTTCTAGAAAAAATCCTGAACAATTCATTGAGATCAAAGACATTAATGAGGGGTATAAAGCATCAGATGGAGAGTCAATAGGAGAGCCTGTTTTTGGTCGAGGCGGATTTATGCTGAAAGGCCTTTCCATGTTAGATCCCCAGACAGGGCAGGGGAGAACCGGTCCTGAGTGGACACTTGGTGCACAGGTTGTTGAGGTAGAGGCGGATTTAAAAACGTATACGTATCGTATAACAAAAGCAACTACGGTGATTGATATTGGTAAAGTAATTAATCCGGAATCAATGCGTGCAATGATTGCTGGTGGCATGGCTATGGGAATAAGTCTGTCAAGCCGTGAAGTTTATAAATATGATAAGGAAGGGATACCGATGTTGCCGAATTTACGCACTTATAAGCTTATGCATATAGGTCAGGAACCGGATTATCGTGTAGGGTTTGTTGAAACACCTAACGAACAGTCGCCATATGGCGTGCGCAGTTTTGCGGAACATGGAGTCATTGGTATGCCCGCAGCACTTGGTAATGCACTATCAACAGCATTTGGAAAACAGCTTGTTACTTTGCCCCTTACACCTGAAATAATTTGGCGTACGCCATCGGAGGAACAAATATGA
- a CDS encoding SatD family protein, which produces MKNYSALIIDLKRSRSYSVEDRNSIQNYIINIIEKLNEVFSGSLAKDVAFSGGDEVQGLFISPESAYLYLRMFCMLISPVEIRAGIGVGEWNVKIENASTTAQDGPAYHNARNAIENVNDALGYSVLLYSGTKIDLFLNAAINVSFALTRNHSEYQNELMLLSELLYPIDYHQVINYSKFDLISKLITSKNRLNYYSYYKQSKSVKQYPFDELEFMNLVPNPIDAVNDNSNFYVSGGKKRGMTTQLSEILNISRQSIEKTFKIANIYEARNATIVALKFMDMYL; this is translated from the coding sequence ATGAAAAATTATTCTGCATTAATAATAGATTTGAAAAGATCTCGATCCTATTCGGTTGAAGACAGAAACTCTATACAGAACTACATTATTAATATAATCGAAAAATTAAATGAAGTATTTTCCGGTTCATTAGCCAAAGATGTTGCGTTCAGTGGGGGAGATGAGGTTCAAGGTTTGTTCATCTCTCCGGAATCGGCATATCTTTATTTGAGAATGTTCTGCATGCTTATTTCTCCTGTTGAAATAAGAGCGGGGATTGGCGTAGGGGAATGGAATGTAAAAATTGAAAATGCAAGTACCACTGCTCAAGATGGTCCCGCATATCATAATGCAAGAAACGCCATTGAAAATGTAAATGATGCACTAGGATATTCTGTACTTCTGTACTCAGGAACAAAGATTGATTTATTTTTAAACGCCGCAATAAATGTTTCTTTTGCGTTAACTAGAAATCATAGCGAATATCAAAATGAACTTATGTTACTTTCAGAATTGCTATATCCCATAGATTACCATCAAGTGATAAACTATAGCAAATTTGACCTGATTTCCAAACTTATAACATCAAAAAACAGACTTAATTATTATTCGTATTATAAGCAAAGTAAATCGGTAAAACAATATCCCTTTGATGAGTTAGAATTTATGAATTTAGTGCCTAATCCAATAGATGCTGTTAATGATAACAGCAACTTTTATGTTTCCGGCGGAAAGAAAAGAGGGATGACTACACAATTATCCGAAATTTTAAATATAAGTAGACAAAGCATTGAAAAAACTTTTAAAATCGCCAATATCTACGAAGCTAGAAATGCAACGATTGTCGCTTTGAAATTTATGGATATGTATTTATAA
- a CDS encoding DUF3307 domain-containing protein, translating into MIIYILIIAHFLADFTLQTTKLAQRKLDNFKYLIYHAIIYAVIFLITMFPLVKFQKAILPYIIITCSHFFIDWIRTLVDKKFSRRSIIFASFIVDQILHVLILMVLYYAYDLGVETTSLYDYIQQWQYSYRLVIYCLTFVILWDPTAVFIKKLFLYIVDGDSSDQEENDPQVGRIIGKVERIIISILILCNQFGAIGFVLTAKSIARYKQLEDKNFAEKYLVGTLTSVAIAFIITLVLKEYL; encoded by the coding sequence ATGATTATATATATCTTGATTATAGCTCATTTTCTTGCTGATTTTACTCTTCAAACCACGAAATTGGCGCAGAGAAAACTTGATAATTTTAAATATCTTATATACCATGCAATCATTTATGCTGTCATATTTTTAATAACAATGTTCCCCTTGGTAAAATTCCAAAAGGCAATTTTACCTTACATAATTATTACATGTTCACATTTTTTCATCGATTGGATAAGAACGCTTGTAGATAAGAAATTTAGCAGGAGATCCATTATATTTGCCTCTTTTATTGTGGATCAGATTTTGCATGTCTTAATTCTTATGGTTTTGTATTATGCTTATGATTTAGGTGTGGAAACAACCTCGTTATACGACTATATACAGCAATGGCAATATAGTTACCGTTTGGTTATTTACTGCTTAACGTTTGTTATATTATGGGATCCCACAGCGGTTTTCATAAAAAAACTGTTCTTGTATATTGTTGATGGAGATAGTAGTGATCAGGAGGAAAATGATCCTCAGGTAGGGCGTATTATTGGAAAGGTTGAACGAATTATTATTTCAATTTTAATCTTATGCAATCAATTCGGAGCTATTGGCTTTGTGTTGACTGCAAAAAGTATTGCCCGATATAAACAACTGGAAGACAAGAATTTTGCAGAGAAATATTTGGTAGGTACCCTGACCAGTGTAGCGATTGCGTTTATTATTACTTTAGTGCTAAAAGAATATTTATGA
- a CDS encoding DUF5018 domain-containing protein, whose protein sequence is MKKILAFICAVAILFQGQVAFAAPLIGGIAKDATAPLITEESTEIATYNGEEGDPYAFRIIPLNSATYTIQTISTIDTIGELFQSDNPTSIVTDDDGGEDGNFKITQYLEAGTTYYLCVVNYTVDGDVVTLNITGGGLSTDPPVLNTTNPSGGRSGTVYAGHTFTATGGTGDIIYTVTSGSLPAGLSLASNGALSGTPTEEGSFTFTVTATDSATTPISDSHSYTILIGAPFSTDAALKASSTVKGVTVTSLGTPNASLSSETAGAVTITAAKAADTSNATTFVTLFDKNDTNATVKAVKYASGTTDFSDFDVAMAYTNATIADGDFFIVRVMAEDSTTINYYRINVTVTAAQNTAKAITAFTFNGLTPAVTGTVNEGAKTIALSVPYGTDVTALVPSITHSGASVSPNTGVAQNFTNSVTYTVTAEDNSTQEYMVTVTVAPSTAKAITAFDFNGLTPAVTGIVNEGAKTIALTVPYGTDVTALVPTIAHTGASVSPNTGVAQNFTSPVTYTVTAADSSTQQYTVTVTVAPSTAKAITAFDFNGLTPAVTGTVNEGAKTIALTVPYGTDVTALVPTIAHTGASVSPNTGVAQNFTSPVTYTVTAADSSTQQYTVTVTKAPNPAKAITAFNFNGLTPAVTGTVNEGAKTIALTVPYGTDVTALLPSITHTGASVSPNTGEAQNFTSPVTYTVTAADNSTQQYMVTVTVAPSTAKAITAFDFNGLTPAVTGTVNEGAKTIALTIPYGTDVTALVPSITHTGASVSPNAGVAQNFTSSVTYTVTAADSSTQQYTVTVTVAPSTAKAITAFDFNGLTPAVTGTVNEGAKTIALTVPYGTDVTALVPSITHTGASVFPDTGVAQNFTSPVIYTVKAADNSTQTYTVTVTVAHSTAKAITAFDFNGLTPAVTGTVNEGAKTIALTVPYGTDVTALVPSITHTGASVSPNTGEAQNFTSPVTYTVTAADSSTQQYSVTVTVALSTAKAITSFTFNGLTPAVTGTVNEGAKTIALTVPYGTDVTALVSSITHTGASVSPNTGVAQNFTSPVTYTVTAADSSIQQYSVTVKVGVSSNSNLSALSISSGTLSPAFANGTKSYTASEGHGVSSITVTPTVTDSNATVTVNGTTIASGNASGVINLNVGANIITVVVTAQDGATTSTYTVTVTRAGASSGGSSSGSSSGGTTPATTQPSRNTIVVVNGKEQNAGKETQKTEGGKSIVTVAVDNKAVESKIDEAIKANTTGTGNVIQIPVADTKSEVAKVELTGDIVKKLEENTFDVSVKRDNVEYIIPAEEFTISKVAENLGLKEKNLSDIKVEVKISKLDEKAVERYNEVAKANGAELVFPPVEFEIVAKTTNTDGRTKEQSINKFSNYVERVMEIPAGVDPSKITTGIVFNTDGTYSHVPTEVYQKDGKWYARLNSLTNSDYSVIWNPVTVKSVENHWAKDAVNDMASRLVIFNPEEFEPNKAITRADFAEYIVRALGLYREGLTHDNNFKDISDSGERTLAILIANEYGIVSGYSDGTFRGDNRITREEAMAMYQRAMKITNLVGSNENRYQNYTDYSEVSDWAKTNVKNVLSAHVFNGTSETKISPKASLTYAEAAQAIRNLLVESKLISE, encoded by the coding sequence ATGAAAAAAATTCTAGCTTTCATTTGCGCGGTAGCGATATTATTTCAGGGGCAAGTAGCTTTTGCTGCCCCTCTTATTGGTGGTATAGCAAAAGATGCTACGGCACCGTTAATTACAGAAGAAAGTACCGAGATTGCTACGTATAATGGAGAGGAAGGGGATCCTTATGCTTTTAGAATTATTCCCTTAAATTCAGCTACTTATACGATTCAAACAATAAGTACTATTGATACAATCGGGGAGCTCTTTCAGAGTGACAACCCAACGAGCATAGTTACAGATGATGATGGTGGAGAAGATGGAAATTTTAAAATAACACAGTATCTAGAAGCAGGGACAACTTATTATCTCTGTGTAGTAAACTACACTGTCGATGGGGATGTTGTCACACTCAATATTACCGGTGGTGGCTTAAGCACAGATCCCCCTGTATTGAATACGACAAATCCTTCAGGGGGAAGAAGTGGCACGGTATATGCAGGGCACACCTTTACCGCAACAGGTGGAACAGGTGATATAATCTACACTGTGACATCGGGCTCACTTCCAGCAGGTTTGTCGTTGGCAAGTAATGGTGCTTTAAGTGGCACACCAACGGAAGAGGGAAGCTTTACTTTTACTGTGACTGCAACAGATAGTGCCACCACGCCAATCTCAGATAGCCATAGCTATACAATTTTAATAGGTGCGCCATTCAGTACTGATGCAGCATTGAAAGCATCCTCTACGGTGAAAGGAGTGACCGTGACAAGCCTTGGAACACCAAATGCATCGTTAAGTTCTGAAACAGCTGGAGCAGTAACGATTACAGCGGCAAAAGCGGCAGACACTAGTAATGCAACTACCTTTGTAACACTGTTTGACAAGAATGATACCAATGCGACGGTGAAAGCGGTGAAGTATGCCAGCGGCACCACAGATTTTAGTGACTTCGATGTAGCTATGGCATACACAAACGCAACCATTGCCGATGGAGATTTCTTTATTGTCAGAGTAATGGCAGAGGATAGCACAACAATCAATTACTACAGAATTAACGTAACGGTGACAGCAGCCCAAAACACAGCAAAGGCAATTACTGCATTTACCTTTAACGGCTTAACACCTGCTGTAACAGGAACAGTGAATGAGGGAGCAAAAACCATTGCGTTATCAGTGCCTTATGGAACAGATGTGACGGCATTGGTACCAAGTATAACTCACTCAGGTGCAAGTGTATCTCCCAACACAGGGGTAGCGCAAAACTTTACAAATTCAGTAACCTATACAGTGACAGCGGAAGACAATAGCACGCAGGAGTATATGGTAACGGTAACAGTAGCCCCCTCCACAGCAAAGGCTATTACCGCCTTTGACTTTAATGGATTAACACCTGCTGTAACAGGAATAGTGAATGAGGGAGCAAAAACCATTGCGTTAACGGTACCTTATGGAACAGATGTGACAGCATTGGTACCAACCATAGCGCATACTGGTGCAAGCGTATCTCCAAATACAGGGGTAGCCCAAAACTTCACAAGTCCAGTAACCTATACTGTAACAGCGGCAGACAGCAGTACCCAGCAGTATACGGTAACGGTAACAGTAGCCCCCTCCACAGCAAAGGCTATTACCGCCTTTGACTTTAATGGATTAACACCTGCTGTAACAGGAACAGTGAATGAGGGAGCAAAAACCATTGCGTTAACGGTACCTTATGGAACAGATGTGACAGCATTGGTACCAACCATAGCGCATACTGGTGCAAGCGTATCTCCAAATACAGGGGTAGCCCAAAACTTCACAAGTCCAGTAACCTATACTGTAACAGCGGCAGACAGCAGTACCCAGCAGTATACGGTAACGGTGACGAAAGCTCCAAACCCAGCAAAGGCAATTACCGCCTTTAACTTTAACGGATTAACACCTGCTGTAACAGGAACCGTGAATGAGGGAGCAAAAACCATTGCTTTAACAGTACCTTATGGAACAGATGTGACGGCATTGTTACCAAGCATAACGCATACTGGTGCGAGCGTATCTCCAAATACAGGGGAAGCCCAAAACTTCACAAGTCCAGTAACCTATACTGTAACAGCGGCAGACAACAGTACCCAGCAGTATATGGTAACGGTAACAGTAGCCCCCTCCACAGCAAAGGCAATTACCGCCTTTGACTTTAATGGATTAACACCTGCTGTAACAGGAACAGTGAATGAGGGAGCAAAAACCATTGCGCTAACGATACCTTATGGAACAGATGTGACAGCATTGGTACCAAGCATAACGCATACTGGTGCAAGCGTATCTCCGAATGCAGGCGTAGCGCAAAACTTCACAAGCTCGGTAACCTATACTGTAACAGCGGCAGACAGCAGTACCCAGCAGTATACGGTAACGGTAACAGTAGCCCCCTCCACAGCAAAGGCAATTACCGCCTTTGACTTTAATGGATTAACACCTGCTGTAACAGGAACAGTGAATGAGGGAGCAAAAACCATTGCGTTAACAGTGCCTTATGGAACAGATGTGACAGCATTAGTACCAAGCATAACGCATACTGGAGCAAGCGTATTTCCCGATACAGGGGTAGCCCAAAACTTCACAAGCCCGGTAATCTATACTGTAAAAGCGGCAGACAATAGCACCCAGACATATACGGTAACGGTAACAGTAGCCCACTCCACAGCAAAGGCAATTACAGCCTTTGACTTTAACGGATTAACACCTGCTGTAACAGGAACCGTAAATGAGGGAGCAAAAACCATTGCGCTAACAGTTCCTTATGGTACAGATGTGACGGCATTGGTACCAAGCATAACACATACTGGTGCAAGCGTATCTCCCAATACAGGGGAAGCCCAAAACTTCACAAGTCCGGTAACCTATACAGTAACAGCGGCAGACAGCAGTACACAGCAGTATTCGGTAACGGTAACAGTAGCCCTCTCCACAGCAAAGGCAATTACCTCCTTTACCTTTAACGGCTTAACACCTGCTGTAACAGGAACAGTGAATGAGGGAGCAAAAACCATTGCGCTAACGGTACCTTATGGAACAGATGTGACGGCATTGGTATCAAGCATAACGCATACTGGTGCAAGCGTATCTCCGAATACAGGGGTAGCCCAAAATTTCACAAGCCCAGTAACCTATACTGTAACAGCGGCAGACAGCAGTATACAGCAGTATTCGGTAACGGTAAAAGTAGGAGTATCTAGCAACAGCAATTTATCAGCTCTTAGTATAAGCAGTGGAACCCTTTCACCCGCTTTTGCAAATGGAACAAAAAGCTATACAGCAAGTGAAGGGCATGGAGTGAGTAGCATAACAGTGACCCCCACTGTAACCGATAGTAATGCAACAGTCACCGTCAATGGGACAACAATAGCAAGTGGCAATGCTTCGGGAGTAATCAATTTAAATGTGGGAGCCAATATCATAACGGTAGTGGTAACGGCACAAGATGGCGCAACGACAAGCACCTATACGGTGACAGTAACGAGAGCCGGGGCAAGTAGTGGAGGCTCTTCGTCAGGAAGCAGCAGTGGCGGGACTACACCTGCAACAACCCAACCAAGCCGGAATACAATTGTGGTTGTGAACGGTAAGGAGCAGAATGCAGGGAAAGAAACGCAGAAAACAGAAGGTGGAAAATCAATTGTAACGGTAGCTGTTGATAATAAAGCCGTTGAAAGTAAAATTGACGAAGCTATTAAAGCCAATACAACCGGAACGGGTAATGTTATTCAAATTCCGGTAGCTGACACAAAATCTGAAGTAGCTAAAGTTGAATTGACTGGCGATATTGTTAAGAAGTTGGAAGAGAACACCTTTGATGTATCTGTAAAACGTGATAACGTAGAATATATAATTCCTGCGGAAGAATTCACCATAAGCAAAGTAGCAGAAAACCTTGGACTAAAGGAAAAGAATCTTTCAGACATTAAAGTGGAAGTGAAAATCTCGAAGCTTGATGAAAAGGCAGTTGAAAGGTACAACGAAGTTGCCAAGGCAAATGGTGCAGAGCTGGTATTCCCACCTGTTGAATTTGAAATTGTAGCAAAGACTACAAACACAGATGGAAGAACGAAGGAACAGAGTATCAATAAATTTAGCAACTATGTAGAAAGAGTGATGGAGATTCCAGCTGGTGTTGACCCTAGCAAGATTACAACAGGTATTGTATTTAATACAGATGGGACCTATAGCCACGTACCTACAGAGGTATATCAAAAGGATGGAAAATGGTATGCAAGACTGAATTCTTTAACGAATTCGGATTACTCTGTTATCTGGAACCCGGTAACTGTAAAGTCTGTTGAAAATCATTGGGCAAAAGATGCAGTAAACGATATGGCTTCCAGATTAGTAATCTTTAATCCAGAGGAATTTGAGCCCAATAAAGCTATAACAAGAGCAGATTTTGCGGAGTATATTGTTAGGGCATTGGGACTATACAGAGAAGGCTTAACCCATGATAATAATTTTAAAGATATAAGTGATTCAGGGGAAAGAACCTTAGCAATACTGATAGCAAATGAGTATGGAATTGTTTCAGGGTATTCTGACGGTACATTTAGAGGAGATAACCGGATTACAAGAGAAGAAGCTATGGCTATGTATCAAAGGGCTATGAAGATTACAAATCTTGTAGGAAGCAATGAAAATCGTTATCAAAACTACACTGACTATAGCGAAGTAAGTGATTGGGCAAAAACAAATGTTAAGAATGTATTATCTGCCCATGTATTTAATGGCACATCAGAAACTAAAATTTCACCAAAGGCAAGCTTAACCTATGCAGAAGCGGCACAAGCAATAAGGAATTTGTTGGTGGAGTCAAAATTAATTAGTGAGTAG
- a CDS encoding dienelactone hydrolase family protein: MYRKTCNNKNAVIILHEIYGINCYIEEICTEYNLQGFDVFCPDIIQREKFLYSEKTEAYQHFINNKGFEYYKVIEDLISKLKLIYDKVYIIGFSVGATIAWRCSQHPKCDGIVCCYGSRIRDYIELQPLCPVLLLFAKQDSFDVEYVAEQLAGKKNIDIHILQASHGFMDHYSDCFNKEQAQISKICIRKFLNRNL, from the coding sequence ATGTATAGAAAAACATGCAATAATAAAAATGCAGTTATTATATTGCATGAAATTTATGGAATAAACTGTTATATAGAAGAAATATGTACAGAGTATAATCTTCAAGGATTCGATGTGTTTTGTCCTGATATAATACAAAGAGAGAAATTTTTATATTCGGAAAAAACAGAGGCTTACCAGCACTTTATTAACAACAAAGGATTTGAATATTATAAAGTTATTGAAGACTTAATTTCAAAGTTGAAGCTTATCTATGATAAAGTATATATTATTGGTTTCAGTGTTGGGGCTACTATTGCTTGGAGGTGTAGTCAACACCCTAAATGTGATGGAATTGTATGTTGTTATGGTTCACGTATTCGTGATTATATAGAGCTTCAACCATTGTGTCCTGTACTTTTACTTTTTGCAAAACAGGATTCATTTGACGTAGAATATGTGGCAGAACAGCTTGCTGGGAAAAAGAATATTGATATACATATATTGCAGGCAAGTCATGGATTCATGGACCATTATTCTGATTGTTTTAACAAGGAACAAGCACAGATATCCAAAATATGTATACGCAAATTCCTAAATAGAAATTTGTAA
- a CDS encoding cupin domain-containing protein, translating into MNKFIFKDYFHEPPKKIAKRMIFKSDNVIAFVLNIAKGEILPGHTHLKSTLFLQVMEGNAKVVTDGNETSLQKGELMQVDGQESLQVLNIGEDILRLYVTISPMGSDAFAADANI; encoded by the coding sequence ATGAACAAGTTTATTTTCAAAGATTATTTTCATGAACCCCCAAAAAAAATTGCCAAGCGAATGATTTTCAAAAGTGATAATGTAATTGCCTTTGTTCTAAACATCGCAAAAGGGGAAATACTACCGGGACACACACATCTAAAATCAACCCTTTTCCTGCAAGTCATGGAGGGTAATGCCAAGGTTGTCACGGATGGCAATGAAACCTCGTTGCAGAAGGGCGAATTAATGCAGGTCGATGGACAGGAAAGCTTGCAGGTTTTAAATATCGGTGAAGATATCTTGCGCCTTTACGTCACAATTTCACCAATGGGTTCAGATGCGTTTGCAGCAGATGCAAATATCTAG
- a CDS encoding GlsB/YeaQ/YmgE family stress response membrane protein, giving the protein MSMIGWIVIGALAGWIASIITGNNKKMGAGMNILVGIVGGFIGGFVMNLLGGYGVTGFNLWSLLVAIAGSVILLLIVNTVKHKS; this is encoded by the coding sequence ATGAGCATGATTGGATGGATCGTTATAGGTGCGCTTGCTGGATGGATTGCAAGCATTATTACTGGTAACAATAAAAAAATGGGCGCCGGGATGAATATTTTGGTAGGTATTGTTGGAGGTTTTATCGGTGGTTTTGTTATGAATTTACTCGGAGGTTACGGCGTAACTGGATTCAATCTTTGGAGCTTACTTGTAGCGATAGCTGGTTCTGTAATCCTATTATTAATTGTAAATACTGTTAAACATAAAAGTTAA